One stretch of Marinobacterium iners DNA includes these proteins:
- a CDS encoding IS1380 family transposase, which translates to MRTFKLEQSKTEIITPHGGLALVGHSVNRMTSLAKTSRSIVKRHGIANIDLIRTYLGLICLGKSDFEAVEHARHDPFFKAAMGIKQSPSSARLRQRFDEDARALIPLLDEASVEFLCNASVPIGTLTTGHVPLDMDVFPMDNSNSKKEGVAYTYKGHDGYAPIAAYLGTEGWCLGCELRPGNQHANKEFIHTLDRVLPRVRELTDAPLLVRLDSAHDAAENRGYFRAHGADYLIKWNPRSQDGLAWVDKAHAAGALWCHTRPGKMETLVSEPLDGTDDRLIVKVTVRQSDSSGQLFLEPEVSLEGWTTSLTSDAADNAKVIALYQDHATSEQFHSEFKTDLDLERLPSGKFDTNDLVIAFAVLGYNILRWMGQNALLGPDAPVRHPAKRRRLKTVIQELMYMACRLVSSGRRLHLRFGRHCPGFGAFSRVYGLA; encoded by the coding sequence ATGCGTACCTTCAAGCTTGAACAGTCAAAAACCGAGATTATCACACCCCACGGTGGTCTGGCGCTGGTTGGGCACAGCGTGAACAGGATGACCTCTCTGGCTAAGACCTCGCGCTCCATCGTCAAGCGCCATGGCATCGCCAACATCGACCTCATCCGTACCTACCTGGGGTTGATTTGCCTTGGCAAGAGCGACTTCGAAGCGGTCGAGCACGCACGCCATGATCCCTTCTTCAAAGCGGCCATGGGCATCAAGCAATCACCTTCATCGGCCCGGCTGCGTCAGCGCTTTGATGAAGATGCCCGCGCACTGATCCCGTTATTGGATGAGGCCAGCGTCGAGTTTCTGTGTAACGCTTCGGTGCCTATCGGCACACTCACCACCGGGCACGTGCCACTGGATATGGACGTGTTTCCCATGGACAACAGCAACAGTAAAAAAGAGGGCGTGGCCTATACCTACAAGGGGCATGACGGTTATGCCCCCATCGCGGCCTACCTGGGCACGGAGGGCTGGTGTCTGGGCTGTGAGCTGCGACCGGGTAACCAACATGCCAATAAAGAGTTTATTCACACCCTCGACCGGGTGCTGCCTCGAGTCCGAGAGCTGACCGATGCACCGCTACTGGTACGTCTTGACAGCGCCCATGATGCCGCCGAGAACCGGGGGTACTTCCGTGCGCACGGGGCAGACTACCTGATTAAGTGGAACCCCCGCTCACAAGATGGACTGGCCTGGGTCGACAAGGCTCATGCGGCCGGCGCACTTTGGTGCCATACCCGACCGGGCAAAATGGAAACGCTGGTAAGCGAACCGCTGGATGGCACGGACGACCGCCTGATCGTCAAGGTGACGGTGCGCCAGAGTGACAGTTCAGGACAGCTGTTTTTGGAGCCGGAGGTCAGCCTGGAGGGCTGGACGACTTCACTCACATCGGACGCAGCAGATAACGCCAAGGTCATTGCGCTCTACCAGGATCACGCCACCAGCGAACAGTTCCACAGTGAGTTCAAGACTGATCTGGATCTCGAACGTTTGCCGTCAGGGAAGTTCGATACCAACGACCTGGTCATAGCCTTTGCCGTACTGGGCTACAACATACTGCGTTGGATGGGACAGAACGCGCTATTGGGGCCGGATGCACCGGTGCGTCATCCGGCCAAGCGTCGGCGGCTGAAAACCGTGATTCAGGAACTGATGTATATGGCCTGTCGCTTAGTCAGCAGCGGTCGTCGTCTCCACCTGCGCTTCGGACGACATTGTCCCGGTTTCGGGGCATTCAGTCGCGTCTACGGGCTGGCCTGA
- a CDS encoding AraC family transcriptional regulator — MLEHTSLFKGDASKKLSADIQDTVGAVSWMSNICGPHDLQVYNSRRMHFRHVGNILSSTTTAIGYIEYGTDVTVNIEDLENSYSISLPLSGFQELSTPEQSIQSNITSGVIISPTKPCELSISGNCRKTLVRVSRQEMEQTLQSLLGKPVTRPLIFEPKMDANLGASSAWWRTVRMIEEELSKPDSLYNCAPFIRDIEQALIKGILTSQPHNYSDEIRDAFKRKLPAYIIKTIDYIRSNAKNDVHIDDIEWVAGVSRNKLYEDFKNYLGEPPTAYLKRVRLEGVRNDIFNLGRHESISTLAMNWGFTHLGRFSSEYKKLFGETPSVTQNRATP, encoded by the coding sequence ATGCTGGAACATACGAGCCTCTTTAAAGGCGATGCATCTAAGAAATTATCAGCTGATATTCAGGATACTGTGGGTGCGGTATCATGGATGTCCAATATATGCGGACCTCACGATCTGCAGGTTTACAATTCCCGCAGAATGCATTTCCGACATGTGGGTAACATCTTATCTTCCACCACAACCGCCATCGGCTATATAGAATATGGCACCGATGTTACCGTTAACATCGAGGATCTTGAAAACAGCTACAGTATCAGCCTTCCGCTGAGTGGTTTTCAGGAGCTTTCCACCCCTGAACAGAGCATCCAGTCCAATATCACCAGTGGCGTTATTATTTCGCCAACCAAGCCTTGTGAACTCTCGATCAGTGGTAACTGCCGCAAGACACTGGTTCGGGTTTCACGTCAGGAGATGGAACAAACGCTCCAAAGCCTGCTTGGAAAACCGGTCACCCGCCCACTGATTTTTGAGCCAAAAATGGATGCAAACCTGGGCGCTTCCAGCGCCTGGTGGCGCACGGTACGAATGATTGAAGAGGAGTTATCCAAGCCGGATAGCCTCTATAACTGCGCACCGTTTATTCGCGATATCGAACAGGCATTAATCAAAGGAATTCTGACGTCACAACCGCATAATTATTCCGATGAAATCCGGGATGCGTTCAAACGAAAACTACCCGCCTACATCATCAAAACCATCGATTATATTCGCAGCAACGCAAAAAACGATGTCCATATTGATGATATAGAGTGGGTTGCTGGTGTTTCGAGAAACAAGCTCTATGAGGATTTCAAAAACTACTTAGGTGAACCACCAACCGCCTACCTTAAACGGGTAAGACTGGAGGGGGTACGAAACGATATTTTCAACCTTGGCAGACACGAAAGCATCTCCACCCTGGCAATGAATTGGGGATTCACTCACCTCGGCCGTTTCTCATCCGAATATAAAAAGCTGTTTGGCGAAACCCCCTCGGTCACTCAAAACAGAGCCACGCCTTAA
- a CDS encoding IS1634 family transposase, whose translation MYVKVTKSGPRKYVQLVEAYRDENGRPKQRTIATLGRLDKLGDELESVVEGLCRITGRSLPDKPAVSFESSRALGDVWALTQLWNALGFEQLRKAFRGTRHSIQIEALIRIMVMNRLTSPDSKLGVLRWLETVCVPGVGSIKKVDHQHLLRAMDALNTQRDAVNDKVTELLRPLIDQELSVVFYDMTTIRAEGLTEQDEELRQYGRSKDGGIRRQVMLGMVQTAEGLPLYHEVFEGNTAEVKTLQPTLKTIIERFPVKRIVVVADRGLLSVDNLDELKQMTLPNGQPVEFILAVPGRRYSDFEPILEPLQRTVFDSADAEVITETHWQEQRLIVAHDPVRAADETVARDARINAIEEEAQRLAEKLIRQDEGKTTRGRKLSDGGATARLYKEVSESSLAKIVRIDLKSELFSYDIDEKALKRARLMDGKLLLVTNVQDLSPTEVVKHYKSLADIERGFKALKSDIEIGPVYHRLPERIRAHAMICFIALVLHRVMRMRLKAAGSEHSPMRALEQLRRIQYHQATLGGSTVTGVSSMSREQLDIFKALSIEKPSVGTDNLIV comes from the coding sequence ATGTACGTCAAAGTCACCAAGTCCGGCCCTCGCAAGTATGTGCAGCTCGTTGAAGCCTATCGAGACGAGAACGGCCGCCCAAAACAACGCACGATTGCGACCCTCGGCCGTCTCGACAAGCTCGGTGATGAGCTGGAGTCCGTGGTCGAAGGTCTGTGCCGGATTACCGGGCGATCGCTACCGGATAAGCCCGCCGTCAGCTTTGAGTCATCTCGTGCCTTGGGTGATGTCTGGGCACTGACTCAGCTCTGGAATGCGCTCGGCTTTGAACAGCTGCGCAAGGCCTTCCGCGGTACGCGTCACAGCATCCAGATCGAAGCCTTGATCCGCATTATGGTCATGAATCGCCTGACCTCGCCGGACTCCAAACTGGGCGTGCTGCGCTGGCTGGAGACTGTCTGTGTTCCCGGTGTTGGCAGTATCAAAAAAGTCGACCATCAGCACCTGCTGCGGGCAATGGATGCGCTCAATACCCAACGCGATGCCGTCAATGACAAAGTCACTGAACTGCTGCGCCCGCTGATCGATCAGGAACTGTCAGTCGTCTTCTACGACATGACCACCATCCGTGCCGAAGGCTTGACCGAGCAGGACGAAGAACTCAGGCAGTACGGGCGTTCCAAGGACGGCGGCATCCGTCGTCAAGTCATGCTGGGCATGGTTCAGACGGCCGAAGGACTGCCGCTGTATCACGAGGTGTTTGAAGGCAACACCGCAGAAGTTAAAACGCTTCAGCCCACCCTGAAAACGATCATTGAGCGCTTCCCGGTTAAGCGCATTGTCGTGGTTGCGGACCGTGGGTTACTGTCGGTCGACAACCTGGATGAGCTGAAGCAGATGACACTGCCGAACGGTCAACCGGTTGAGTTTATTCTGGCGGTTCCCGGGCGTCGTTATAGTGACTTCGAACCGATCCTGGAGCCCTTGCAGCGCACGGTTTTTGACTCCGCCGACGCGGAAGTGATCACAGAGACACACTGGCAGGAGCAGCGCCTGATCGTAGCCCACGATCCCGTACGTGCCGCCGATGAAACCGTGGCCCGTGATGCCAGAATCAACGCGATTGAAGAGGAAGCACAGCGCCTGGCCGAGAAGCTTATCCGGCAGGATGAAGGCAAGACCACACGCGGTCGCAAGCTGTCTGATGGTGGTGCAACAGCCCGTTTATACAAAGAGGTCAGCGAATCCTCGTTGGCCAAAATCGTGCGTATTGACCTGAAAAGTGAACTGTTTAGCTACGATATTGACGAAAAAGCCCTGAAGCGTGCACGCCTGATGGATGGCAAACTGCTGCTGGTCACCAACGTCCAGGACTTGTCGCCAACAGAGGTGGTCAAACACTACAAATCACTGGCAGACATCGAGCGAGGCTTCAAGGCGCTGAAATCGGATATCGAAATCGGCCCGGTATACCACCGGCTGCCTGAGCGGATCAGAGCCCATGCCATGATCTGCTTTATCGCTTTGGTTCTGCACCGCGTGATGCGGATGCGCTTAAAGGCAGCAGGCTCCGAGCATTCGCCCATGCGGGCACTGGAGCAGTTACGGCGTATCCAATATCACCAGGCAACCCTCGGTGGCAGCACCGTGACAGGCGTGTCCAGTATGAGCCGTGAGCAGCTGGATATCTTCAAGGCTCTTAGTATCGAAAAACCCAGCGTTGGCACCGATAACCTGATCGTGTAG
- a CDS encoding DDE-type integrase/transposase/recombinase, with the protein MSATKRFLKRLIVSNQGRPRKIAIDKLGSYRVAHRELMPDVIHDTSQYANNKAELSHQPTRARERGVRRFKSIDQAQRFLSVHAVVYNH; encoded by the coding sequence TTGTCAGCTACGAAGCGATTTCTGAAACGTCTGATTGTATCTAATCAAGGTAGACCGCGGAAGATTGCTATCGATAAGTTGGGTAGTTATCGCGTAGCTCACCGGGAGTTGATGCCTGATGTTATCCACGATACATCTCAGTATGCGAACAATAAGGCAGAGCTTTCTCATCAGCCTACCAGGGCAAGAGAGCGTGGTGTGCGGCGGTTTAAATCAATAGATCAGGCGCAGAGATTTTTAAGTGTTCATGCTGTGGTTTATAACCATTAA
- a CDS encoding transposase, which translates to MLPHTFQFSPLFRRTVDAQFSGGHITSDAGLWILREVDRKHQLSASLAKRLSDNRQSSKVQHSLKAMLQQRLFAMAAGYEDLNDHQQLRADFTVETAVERFKPLASTATLYRFEAAMDRTLLSRHIAFSGAVYCGSSPGSQAYRAGL; encoded by the coding sequence GTGTTACCACATACTTTTCAGTTTTCACCCCTTTTTCGTCGTACCGTCGACGCTCAGTTCTCCGGTGGTCATATCACCAGTGATGCGGGTTTATGGATCCTGCGGGAAGTCGATCGCAAACACCAACTATCCGCTTCCCTCGCTAAACGCTTATCGGATAACCGTCAGTCAAGCAAGGTTCAGCACAGTTTAAAAGCGATGTTACAGCAGCGCCTTTTCGCTATGGCCGCTGGCTATGAAGACCTCAATGATCATCAACAACTGCGGGCTGACTTCACCGTGGAAACCGCCGTGGAGCGATTTAAACCCCTGGCCAGTACCGCAACTCTGTATCGATTCGAAGCGGCGATGGATCGGACGCTATTATCGCGTCACATCGCCTTCTCTGGGGCAGTTTATTGCGGCTCATCGCCGGGCTCCCAAGCGTATCGTGCTGGACTTTGA
- a CDS encoding aldehyde dehydrogenase family protein has protein sequence MFEAFVQRLKAEVEKLKLGVPEDSTVDFGPLVSQEHKEKVLSYYRLAVEEGATIVTGDGVPDMGTELNAGAWVEPTIWTGLSDDARVIREEIFGPCCHIRPFDTEEEVIELANDTKYGLAAAIWTENSARASRVAEAMEVGIAWVNSWFLRDLRSAFGGAKESGIGREGGVHGLEFYTELKNVCIKL, from the coding sequence ATTTTTGAAGCGTTTGTGCAACGCCTGAAAGCAGAAGTTGAAAAATTAAAGCTAGGAGTCCCTGAAGATTCAACGGTGGATTTCGGGCCTCTGGTAAGCCAAGAACACAAAGAAAAAGTCCTTTCATACTACCGCCTGGCGGTTGAAGAAGGTGCAACTATCGTTACTGGTGATGGTGTGCCGGATATGGGGACTGAATTGAATGCCGGTGCCTGGGTTGAGCCCACTATCTGGACCGGTTTGTCAGATGATGCACGGGTTATAAGAGAAGAGATATTCGGGCCTTGTTGTCATATTCGCCCGTTCGATACTGAAGAAGAGGTGATCGAGCTGGCCAACGATACTAAATATGGATTGGCAGCCGCGATCTGGACTGAAAATTCTGCCCGGGCTTCTCGCGTTGCAGAAGCGATGGAAGTCGGTATTGCCTGGGTCAACAGCTGGTTCCTACGTGACCTGCGTTCCGCCTTTGGTGGTGCTAAAGAATCGGGTATTGGTCGTGAAGGTGGTGTTCATGGTCTGGAGTTTTATACCGAACTAAAGAATGTCTGCATCAAACTTTGA
- the dmpE gene encoding 2-oxopent-4-enoate hydratase: protein MNKEQIILCGDELYEAMIQRHTLRPFTERFDDINIEDAYNISLRMIERRVAAGEKIIGKKIGVTSKAVQNMLNVHQPDFGFLTDSMAYSEGQEMPISTQLMQPKAEGEIAFILKKDLLGPGITNADVLAATDCVIPCFEVVDSRIENWNIKIEDTVADNASCGLFILGDKAVDPRKVDLATCGMVVEKNGSIISTGAGAAALGSPVNCVAWLANTLGEFGIPLKAGEVILSGSLVPLEPVQAGDFMSVSIGGIGSASVRFV from the coding sequence ATGAATAAAGAACAGATTATCCTCTGTGGTGATGAGCTGTATGAGGCGATGATTCAGCGCCATACTCTACGTCCATTCACCGAACGTTTTGACGACATTAACATTGAGGATGCCTATAACATCTCATTGCGTATGATCGAACGTCGTGTTGCGGCAGGTGAAAAAATTATCGGTAAAAAGATCGGTGTTACCTCAAAAGCGGTTCAGAACATGCTCAATGTTCATCAACCGGATTTTGGTTTCCTTACCGATTCTATGGCCTATTCAGAAGGCCAGGAGATGCCGATCAGTACCCAGCTGATGCAACCTAAAGCGGAAGGTGAAATAGCCTTCATTCTGAAGAAGGATTTGTTGGGTCCAGGAATAACCAATGCCGATGTTTTGGCTGCGACAGATTGTGTGATCCCTTGTTTTGAGGTGGTCGATTCTCGTATCGAAAACTGGAATATAAAAATTGAGGACACGGTTGCTGATAACGCTTCCTGCGGTCTGTTTATTTTGGGTGATAAGGCAGTAGATCCTCGTAAAGTGGATCTGGCGACCTGCGGCATGGTCGTTGAAAAGAATGGTTCTATTATTTCTACCGGCGCAGGCGCTGCTGCATTGGGTAGCCCGGTTAACTGTGTTGCCTGGTTAGCGAACACCTTGGGTGAATTCGGTATCCCGCTTAAAGCCGGTGAAGTTATTTTGTCCGGGTCTTTAGTTCCTCTTGAGCCGGTTCAGGCTGGGGACTTTATGAGCGTCAGTATCGGTGGTATCGGTTCTGCTTCCGTTCGCTTTGTATAA
- a CDS encoding acetaldehyde dehydrogenase (acetylating) — protein sequence MSKKLKAVIIGPGNIGTDLLMKMKRSEWIEPVWMVGIDPESDGLTRAREMGIKTTADGVDGLLPHVLEDDIRVAFDATSAYVHAENSRKLNELGVIMIDLTPAAIGPFCVPPVNLVQHAKELEMNVNMVTCGGQATIPMVAAVSQVQPVEYGEIIATVSSKSAGPGTRKNIDEFTRTTASAVEKVGGAKKGKAIIIINPAEPPLLMRDTVHCLTEGEPDQAAITESVHAMVKEVQKYVPGYRLVNGPVFDGNRVSMFMEVEGLGDYLPKYSGNLDIMTAAGLRTAEMFAEETSNGNITLPARG from the coding sequence ATGAGTAAGAAATTAAAAGCAGTGATTATCGGACCGGGTAATATTGGTACCGATTTGCTGATGAAAATGAAACGTTCCGAGTGGATTGAGCCGGTTTGGATGGTGGGTATTGATCCGGAATCCGATGGTCTGACACGGGCGCGTGAGATGGGGATAAAAACCACCGCCGATGGCGTTGATGGATTGCTGCCCCATGTGTTGGAGGACGACATCCGCGTGGCCTTTGATGCCACCTCTGCTTATGTTCATGCGGAGAACAGCCGCAAGTTGAACGAACTGGGTGTGATCATGATCGATCTGACGCCTGCGGCGATTGGCCCTTTCTGTGTGCCGCCGGTAAACCTGGTGCAGCATGCAAAAGAGTTAGAGATGAACGTCAATATGGTGACCTGTGGTGGCCAGGCGACGATCCCGATGGTGGCTGCTGTCTCTCAGGTTCAGCCCGTAGAGTATGGCGAAATTATCGCGACGGTTTCCTCTAAATCAGCCGGCCCTGGTACCCGTAAGAACATCGATGAGTTCACCCGGACCACTGCGAGCGCAGTCGAAAAAGTGGGCGGTGCGAAAAAGGGTAAAGCGATCATCATCATCAACCCGGCTGAGCCACCATTGCTGATGCGTGACACGGTTCATTGCCTTACCGAAGGCGAGCCAGATCAAGCGGCTATTACTGAGTCGGTTCACGCCATGGTGAAAGAGGTACAGAAATATGTACCGGGTTACCGCCTGGTTAATGGGCCTGTGTTTGATGGCAACCGAGTATCCATGTTTATGGAAGTAGAAGGTCTGGGTGATTACCTGCCTAAGTACTCTGGCAACCTGGATATTATGACCGCAGCGGGTCTGCGCACCGCCGAGATGTTTGCTGAAGAAACCAGTAACGGCAACATTACCCTGCCAGCACGCGGCTAA
- the dmpG gene encoding 4-hydroxy-2-oxovalerate aldolase has protein sequence MNLKDKKVILHDMSLRDGMHAKRHQISAQQMVAVARGLDEAGMPLIEVTHGDGLGGTSVNYGFPAHSDEEYLSAVIPKMKNAKVSALLLPGIGTVDHLRMAKDLGVSTIRVAAHCTEADVTEQHIGLAAKLEMDTVGFLMMAHMATPEKIVEQARLMESYGANCIYCTDSAGYMLPDEVTEKIGLLRAELNPSTEIGFHGHHNMGMAVANSLAAIEAGAIRIDGSVAGLGAGAGNTPLEVLVATLVRLEADHGIDLYKIMDVAEDLVVPMMDQPIRVDRDALTLGYAGVYSSFLLFAKRAEAKYGIQARDLLVELGRRGTVGGQEDMIEDLALTMAREKGLI, from the coding sequence ATGAATCTTAAAGACAAGAAAGTAATACTTCACGATATGAGCTTGCGGGATGGCATGCATGCGAAACGTCATCAAATCTCAGCGCAGCAGATGGTTGCTGTTGCTCGTGGTTTGGATGAAGCCGGAATGCCGCTGATCGAAGTCACCCACGGTGATGGCTTAGGTGGCACCTCGGTAAACTATGGTTTTCCAGCGCACAGTGATGAAGAGTATCTCAGCGCAGTTATTCCGAAGATGAAAAACGCTAAGGTCTCTGCATTACTGTTGCCGGGGATCGGAACGGTTGATCATCTACGCATGGCGAAAGACTTGGGTGTGAGTACTATCCGTGTCGCTGCCCACTGTACCGAAGCGGATGTAACAGAACAGCATATCGGCCTGGCAGCCAAGCTTGAGATGGATACTGTTGGCTTCCTGATGATGGCGCATATGGCTACCCCGGAAAAGATTGTAGAACAGGCAAGGCTGATGGAGTCCTACGGGGCGAACTGCATCTACTGTACTGACTCGGCGGGCTATATGTTACCGGATGAAGTGACAGAGAAGATAGGTCTGCTGCGGGCAGAGCTGAACCCTAGCACTGAGATTGGTTTCCACGGTCATCACAATATGGGGATGGCGGTAGCCAACTCATTGGCAGCGATCGAAGCCGGTGCGATTCGCATAGATGGATCGGTTGCGGGTCTGGGTGCTGGAGCCGGTAACACGCCATTAGAAGTGTTAGTCGCCACATTGGTACGGCTGGAAGCGGACCACGGTATCGATCTGTACAAGATTATGGATGTTGCGGAAGATTTAGTCGTGCCGATGATGGATCAACCTATTCGTGTCGATCGTGATGCTCTGACACTGGGTTATGCCGGCGTGTACTCGTCGTTCCTGCTGTTTGCGAAACGGGCAGAAGCGAAGTATGGGATTCAGGCGCGAGACCTTCTGGTAGAGCTGGGCCGTCGCGGAACCGTAGGTGGACAGGAAGATATGATAGAAGACCTGGCGCTGACAATGGCCAGAGAGAAGGGGTTAATCTAA
- the dmpH gene encoding 2-oxo-3-hexenedioate decarboxylase: MAESKENKLTKSQIEELAIHLETAELEAYEVTKITNDFPEMTYRDAFDIQWEIRRRKEERGNKIVGMKMGLTSWAKMSQMGVEHPCYGFLADYFSVPEGGEVKHDELIHPKIEAELAFVTKAPLKGPGIHIGDVLRATDFVMPAVEVIDSRYKDFKFDLKSVIADNSSSSRFITGGRMADVADLDLKTLGVVMEINGEVVEVGAGAAVLGHPAASVAMLANMLGERGEELPAGSFIMIGAITAAVQVNKGDSFCVRYQDLGSISGKFVVTIQLA; the protein is encoded by the coding sequence ATGGCTGAATCGAAAGAGAATAAGTTAACAAAGTCACAGATCGAAGAGCTGGCGATTCATCTGGAAACGGCTGAACTTGAAGCCTATGAAGTCACTAAGATTACCAATGACTTCCCGGAGATGACCTATAGAGATGCCTTCGATATCCAGTGGGAGATTCGTCGTCGTAAAGAGGAACGTGGCAATAAAATTGTTGGCATGAAGATGGGCCTGACCTCTTGGGCGAAAATGTCTCAAATGGGTGTTGAACATCCTTGCTACGGTTTTCTAGCGGATTACTTTTCAGTTCCTGAAGGTGGTGAAGTTAAGCATGATGAGTTAATCCACCCTAAGATTGAGGCTGAACTGGCATTTGTGACTAAAGCGCCACTGAAAGGGCCAGGCATTCATATTGGTGATGTACTTCGTGCAACCGATTTTGTGATGCCGGCAGTTGAAGTGATCGATTCTCGCTATAAAGATTTTAAATTTGATTTGAAATCCGTTATTGCAGATAACTCATCTTCCTCACGCTTTATTACGGGTGGCCGGATGGCCGACGTGGCAGATCTGGATCTGAAAACCTTGGGCGTCGTCATGGAGATCAATGGCGAAGTCGTTGAAGTGGGCGCGGGTGCTGCGGTGCTTGGGCATCCTGCGGCATCGGTTGCGATGCTGGCGAATATGCTGGGTGAGCGTGGTGAAGAACTGCCAGCAGGCTCCTTCATTATGATTGGCGCAATTACCGCTGCGGTACAGGTTAATAAAGGTGATTCCTTCTGTGTTCGCTATCAGGACCTGGGCTCTATCAGCGGTAAATTCGTCGTAACTATTCAGTTGGCTTGA
- the tnpC gene encoding IS66 family transposase, whose protein sequence is MKISNMDVDAILANVRQQLQDDKTLSPSLRAAIEMMMVLIQMMTGRLNTNSTNSSTPPSQDPNRPKKSRSKGERKPGGQPGRIGKTLQRVEEPDAIKTVKVDRRTLPKGSAFRVVGYEKRQVFDLDISRFVTEYQAEILENEQGQRVTAPFPAGVDRPVQYGPRLKAHAVYLSQYQLLPYERVREYFEDQVGIPLSAGSLFNFNQDAFDKAEGFEHWVKDRLAESVLIHADETSINIGGQRRWLHCASNDDLTWLAPHAHRGHEAMEAIGILPRFHGVLCHDHWKPYYRYQCRHALCNAHHLRELQRAWEQDKQTWAQRMQTLLCTMEDAVKSAGGSLPPEKAEGWRKAYRQCLKKAEDECPPPDENQRQGKRGRLKRSRARNLLERLRDYEADVLRFLDDPAVPFTNNQGERDIRMLKVQQKISGCFRSMDGAQIFCRVRSYLSTARKQNLSGSEALTLLFEGRLPTFMAAPSDNPKTF, encoded by the coding sequence ATGAAGATCAGCAATATGGATGTCGACGCCATCTTGGCGAACGTCAGACAACAGCTCCAGGACGACAAGACACTCTCGCCATCTCTGCGCGCAGCCATTGAGATGATGATGGTGCTGATCCAGATGATGACCGGCCGGCTCAACACGAACAGTACCAACAGCAGTACGCCGCCCTCCCAGGATCCGAACCGGCCCAAGAAGAGCCGCAGTAAAGGTGAGCGTAAACCGGGCGGACAGCCTGGCCGTATTGGCAAGACGCTGCAACGGGTCGAGGAGCCGGATGCGATCAAGACCGTGAAGGTCGACCGGCGCACCCTGCCTAAGGGCAGCGCATTCCGCGTGGTCGGCTATGAAAAGCGTCAGGTCTTCGATCTGGATATCAGCCGCTTCGTGACCGAGTACCAGGCCGAGATCCTGGAGAACGAACAGGGGCAACGCGTCACAGCGCCATTCCCGGCCGGTGTTGATCGTCCGGTGCAGTATGGTCCCCGCTTGAAAGCGCATGCGGTGTATCTGTCGCAGTACCAGCTGCTGCCCTACGAACGTGTCCGCGAATACTTTGAGGATCAGGTTGGTATCCCGCTCAGCGCAGGGTCGCTGTTCAACTTCAACCAAGACGCTTTCGACAAAGCTGAGGGCTTCGAGCACTGGGTTAAGGACCGTCTGGCCGAGTCGGTGCTGATTCACGCCGATGAAACCAGCATCAACATCGGTGGCCAACGCCGCTGGCTGCATTGCGCCTCGAATGATGACCTGACCTGGCTGGCGCCCCATGCTCACCGGGGTCACGAGGCGATGGAGGCCATCGGTATCCTGCCGCGCTTCCACGGCGTGCTTTGTCATGACCACTGGAAACCGTACTACCGCTATCAGTGCCGGCATGCGCTCTGTAATGCCCACCATCTGCGCGAGCTTCAGCGCGCCTGGGAGCAGGACAAACAGACCTGGGCGCAGCGCATGCAAACCCTGTTGTGCACCATGGAGGATGCCGTTAAGAGTGCGGGCGGCAGCCTGCCGCCTGAAAAGGCAGAAGGGTGGCGAAAGGCCTACCGGCAATGCCTCAAAAAAGCGGAAGACGAGTGTCCGCCACCGGATGAAAACCAACGGCAGGGCAAGCGTGGTCGGCTCAAACGCTCTCGGGCGCGCAACCTGCTGGAGCGGTTGCGCGACTATGAGGCAGATGTTTTGCGCTTTCTGGACGATCCGGCGGTCCCCTTTACGAACAACCAAGGCGAGCGTGATATCCGTATGCTCAAGGTGCAGCAGAAGATCTCTGGCTGCTTCCGCTCGATGGATGGGGCACAGATCTTCTGTCGTGTGCGCAGCTATCTGTCGACGGCGCGCAAGCAAAACCTGAGTGGTTCCGAGGCGTTGACACTGTTGTTCGAAGGACGTTTGCCGACCTTCATGGCAGCGCCAAGCGATAATCCGAAAACTTTTTAA
- a CDS encoding 2-hydroxymuconate tautomerase: MPIAQINIMEGRSNEQKETLVAEVTAAISRSLDSPEQNIRVLIHEVPKQNWGIAGSSAKKLGR; the protein is encoded by the coding sequence ATGCCGATCGCACAGATCAACATCATGGAAGGCCGTAGTAACGAACAGAAAGAGACTCTGGTGGCAGAAGTTACTGCAGCTATCAGCCGATCACTGGATTCGCCTGAGCAGAATATTCGTGTGCTAATCCACGAAGTCCCTAAGCAAAATTGGGGAATTGCAGGCTCATCTGCGAAAAAGCTGGGTCGATAA